Proteins encoded within one genomic window of Bacillus sp. 1NLA3E:
- a CDS encoding XylR N-terminal domain-containing protein has translation MNTRNYLDSFLESGNTDFIGINALGILRKDLVAVLGMERVKGFLLRYSRQCGINDCKHMKENYLWEPEIELFHAGYKVNEIRGHAKLHPVKIKCNKFRDEFYFESFFNYSIEAEQHIQHFGKNNEPVCYTLMGYANGYASEYYGQDILFKEIECIGKGDSQCRFIGKLIKDWGPEINEILPLFKEENLSAELDRAYQRIKEQKKALRDALDISEKLSKILIQGGNISSVLEVLSNRLSTTVLFEDRNFNLIESFGSFSPYSFKDYFQKEKRKKLPWMKALFEEKRTIQLNIDERFGCQHERLTSPVILNNEVWAYISLIKIHGNFDEIDYVLLERANTICALHFSNERNAIETEKRIKGGFLSELLTDKPDYKSLTYRMKLMGYDLNKDHYVYMLNINEYEDKRGRLFEVNNKIIDEVNYQLNSYGKSCIVTNLLDKIIVLIPKEFLIKMKTTPKKLGELIEKTIRKKYGHSNLYLGISSLFKGLENFRKAYEESSISISIASRKESTKTIICYEDLGYLGFLLTTNNIAELEKYAKNLLSDLLIYDKKSNSEFMKTLYFLLEFQGNITLVSRKLMLSDGAVRYRLKRISEITNLDFGNTKDFLNAHLALQIYLLFGIWDLTG, from the coding sequence TTGAATACTCGAAACTATCTCGACAGTTTTCTAGAAAGTGGCAATACTGACTTTATTGGAATTAATGCCTTAGGGATATTACGCAAAGACCTTGTAGCTGTTCTTGGAATGGAACGAGTAAAAGGATTTTTATTACGTTATAGTCGTCAATGCGGAATAAATGATTGCAAGCATATGAAAGAAAATTATTTATGGGAACCAGAAATTGAATTATTTCATGCTGGCTATAAAGTAAACGAAATTAGAGGACATGCAAAATTGCACCCCGTCAAGATTAAATGTAATAAATTTAGAGATGAGTTTTATTTTGAATCCTTTTTTAATTATTCAATCGAGGCTGAACAACATATTCAACATTTTGGAAAAAATAATGAACCCGTTTGCTATACTCTTATGGGTTATGCCAACGGTTATGCAAGTGAATATTATGGTCAGGATATTTTATTTAAAGAAATAGAATGTATTGGAAAAGGAGATTCTCAATGCCGATTTATAGGTAAATTAATAAAAGACTGGGGTCCTGAAATAAATGAAATATTGCCCCTCTTTAAGGAGGAAAACTTAAGCGCCGAATTAGACAGAGCCTACCAACGAATTAAAGAACAGAAAAAAGCTTTACGAGATGCGCTTGATATTAGTGAAAAATTATCAAAAATATTAATTCAAGGAGGAAATATATCGAGTGTTCTGGAGGTATTATCAAACCGACTGTCTACGACGGTTCTTTTTGAGGACAGAAATTTTAATCTAATAGAATCCTTTGGTAGTTTTTCCCCCTATAGTTTCAAAGATTATTTTCAAAAAGAAAAGAGAAAAAAACTCCCATGGATGAAAGCATTATTTGAAGAAAAAAGAACTATTCAATTAAACATAGATGAACGGTTTGGTTGTCAACATGAACGTCTAACTTCTCCAGTCATACTAAATAACGAAGTGTGGGCATACATCTCTTTAATTAAAATCCATGGTAATTTTGACGAAATAGATTATGTCTTGCTAGAAAGGGCTAATACTATTTGTGCGCTTCATTTTTCAAATGAACGTAATGCGATTGAGACAGAAAAAAGAATAAAAGGCGGTTTTTTAAGTGAATTGTTAACCGATAAGCCTGATTATAAAAGCCTCACTTATCGAATGAAACTGATGGGTTATGACTTAAACAAAGATCATTACGTTTATATGCTAAATATAAATGAATATGAAGACAAAAGAGGAAGATTATTTGAAGTTAATAATAAAATAATCGATGAAGTTAATTACCAACTAAATTCATATGGTAAGAGCTGCATTGTTACAAATTTATTGGATAAGATTATTGTACTCATCCCCAAAGAGTTTTTAATTAAGATGAAAACAACTCCTAAAAAATTGGGAGAATTAATAGAAAAAACAATTCGTAAAAAGTATGGACATTCAAACCTATATTTAGGGATAAGTTCATTATTTAAAGGATTGGAAAATTTCAGGAAAGCCTATGAAGAATCCAGCATATCAATTTCTATTGCCTCCAGAAAAGAAAGCACTAAAACTATCATTTGTTATGAAGATTTAGGATATTTAGGTTTTTTACTTACAACTAATAATATTGCCGAACTTGAAAAGTACGCTAAAAATTTATTATCTGATCTATTAATCTATGATAAAAAAAGTAATTCAGAATTTATGAAAACGCTTTATTTTTTATTAGAATTTCAAGGAAATATAACCTTAGTGTCTCGAAAACTTATGTTGTCAGATGGTGCTGTCAGATACCGATTAAAGCGCATTTCTGAAATTACAAATCTTGATTTTGGCAACACAAAGGACTTCTTAAATGCACATTTAGCATTACAAATTTACCTTCTTTTCGGAATATGGGATTTAACTGGTTAA
- a CDS encoding NAD(P)-dependent alcohol dehydrogenase, protein MKTKAIVTRNQGEFSMEEVTIHEPKEEEVLIRIKAVGVCHTDLSVKNGSIPCPMPIVLGHEGAGVVEQVGAAVQGIEPGDHVLLSYSTCGKCDACLQGKPYGCSSFVMFNFGGVMPDGTRRIEKEGEEISSFFGQSSFSEYSVTNYRNLVKVPKDVPLETLAPLSCGISTGSGAVINKLKPEPGSSIAVFGCGAVGLSAVMAAKLKGCTTIIAIDINDNRLELAKELGATHSINSTEVENVIGKIHELSNGGVNYSVETSGLPLVLRQAVDSTKALGTTAVVGAPPVGTTVELDHFGIILEKTITGVIMGSGVPQIFIPQLIELYKQGLFPYDKLIKTYDFSQIEQAAADSKSGIAIKPVMRVSE, encoded by the coding sequence ATGAAAACAAAAGCTATTGTTACTCGAAATCAAGGCGAATTTAGTATGGAAGAAGTTACAATTCATGAACCAAAGGAGGAGGAAGTACTTATTCGAATTAAAGCTGTAGGCGTGTGCCATACTGACTTGAGTGTTAAGAACGGTTCCATTCCCTGTCCAATGCCAATCGTTTTGGGGCACGAAGGTGCTGGTGTAGTTGAACAGGTAGGTGCAGCAGTTCAAGGAATAGAACCAGGAGATCACGTGCTTCTCTCCTACAGCACTTGTGGTAAATGTGATGCTTGTCTTCAAGGTAAACCTTACGGATGTTCTAGTTTTGTTATGTTCAATTTTGGCGGGGTTATGCCCGATGGAACACGACGTATCGAAAAAGAAGGTGAAGAAATTTCCAGCTTCTTTGGGCAATCTTCGTTTTCGGAATATTCCGTTACTAATTATCGTAATCTTGTTAAAGTCCCGAAAGACGTTCCACTTGAAACCCTAGCCCCGCTAAGCTGCGGTATTTCAACAGGAAGCGGAGCAGTTATTAATAAGCTTAAACCAGAGCCTGGATCTAGCATTGCTGTTTTTGGTTGTGGTGCTGTTGGGTTGAGCGCTGTTATGGCAGCTAAGTTAAAGGGCTGCACAACCATTATTGCCATTGACATTAATGATAATCGATTAGAACTGGCTAAAGAATTGGGAGCTACTCATTCAATTAACAGTACTGAAGTTGAAAATGTCATTGGTAAAATCCATGAATTATCAAACGGCGGAGTAAATTATTCAGTTGAAACGAGTGGTTTGCCTCTAGTTTTACGACAAGCTGTTGACAGCACTAAAGCGCTTGGAACAACTGCAGTTGTCGGTGCCCCCCCTGTCGGAACAACCGTAGAGTTAGACCACTTTGGAATTATATTAGAGAAAACAATTACGGGGGTCATCATGGGGAGCGGAGTTCCACAAATTTTTATTCCGCAATTAATTGAATTATATAAACAAGGCTTGTTTCCATATGACAAACTTATTAAAACGTATGATTTTAGTCAAATTGAGCAAGCTGCGGCAGATTCAAAGAGTGGAATCGCAATAAAACCAGTCATGCGAGTGTCTGAATAA
- a CDS encoding aldehyde dehydrogenase family protein yields MKETVEKVDLWINNTIVSSHDQFEIRDPGRLSDVVAQVTKGTVEIANMAVEAAHRAFLTWRKVDVAERINMVLAAAVALELEIPHLSTLLVREHGGLLGEAMTDLGYGVGVTQFTAGIAQSFLVPEVIEDENTRIEIAKVPRGVTVAIVPWNFPIVLTMMKLAPALVTGNTIVVKPSPLAPAAITQALKKMAAELPPGVINVVTGDGDVGAALTSHPLVRKISFTGGVQTAKHVMRDSSSSIKNITLELGGNDPAIILEDANIAELMPNLVRGIFTRSGQICFAVKRVYVPKSIYNQFFDTMCQVVDEIKVGHGLDPQATMGPVNNKVQYQFVKDLIEQAKQSNATVCELGKKLSPDEWNSGYYILPTVVRDVEHSAKVACCEQFGPVIPLIPYQSVDQVIEMANDSEFGLCSSVWSSDRSHALEVARQIEAGSTFINSHNIESLDVRMPFGGIKQSGIGREFSEVSLADYIEYHGIRYMK; encoded by the coding sequence ATGAAAGAAACAGTAGAAAAGGTTGATTTATGGATTAATAATACTATTGTATCGTCTCATGACCAATTTGAAATTAGAGACCCTGGGCGTTTAAGTGATGTTGTTGCACAAGTTACGAAAGGTACTGTTGAGATTGCCAATATGGCTGTTGAAGCAGCTCATCGTGCATTCCTAACCTGGAGAAAAGTTGATGTTGCTGAACGAATAAATATGGTCTTGGCTGCTGCTGTTGCACTAGAATTAGAAATTCCACATTTAAGCACATTATTAGTAAGAGAACATGGAGGATTATTGGGAGAAGCCATGACAGATCTGGGCTATGGTGTAGGAGTGACACAATTTACAGCAGGTATTGCTCAATCCTTTCTCGTTCCAGAAGTGATTGAGGATGAAAATACTAGAATCGAAATAGCAAAAGTGCCTCGGGGCGTTACCGTCGCAATTGTCCCCTGGAATTTCCCAATCGTATTAACGATGATGAAATTGGCTCCAGCGTTAGTAACTGGAAATACAATCGTGGTTAAGCCATCCCCACTTGCCCCGGCAGCTATAACACAAGCTTTGAAAAAAATGGCTGCCGAATTACCTCCTGGAGTAATCAATGTGGTTACTGGCGACGGTGATGTTGGTGCAGCATTAACAAGTCATCCATTGGTTCGAAAAATTTCTTTCACTGGAGGCGTTCAAACCGCAAAGCATGTCATGCGTGATTCTAGTTCCTCTATCAAAAACATAACTTTGGAATTAGGCGGGAATGACCCCGCTATCATTCTCGAAGATGCTAATATTGCAGAGCTTATGCCCAATTTAGTCAGAGGAATTTTTACCAGATCCGGTCAAATTTGTTTTGCGGTAAAAAGAGTATATGTTCCAAAAAGTATTTATAATCAATTTTTTGATACCATGTGCCAAGTGGTTGATGAAATAAAAGTTGGACATGGATTGGATCCTCAAGCAACTATGGGTCCTGTTAATAATAAAGTACAGTATCAATTTGTTAAGGATTTAATTGAACAAGCCAAACAAAGTAACGCTACAGTTTGCGAATTAGGGAAAAAACTCTCCCCGGATGAGTGGAATAGTGGTTATTACATCCTTCCAACTGTTGTACGAGATGTTGAACATTCGGCCAAAGTGGCTTGTTGTGAACAATTTGGTCCAGTAATTCCACTAATCCCTTATCAATCAGTAGACCAGGTGATTGAAATGGCGAATGATAGTGAATTTGGGTTATGTTCTTCTGTGTGGTCGTCAGATAGAAGTCACGCTCTTGAAGTAGCTCGTCAAATTGAAGCAGGTAGTACCTTCATTAATAGTCATAATATCGAATCATTAGATGTACGAATGCCTTTTGGCGGGATCAAACAAAGTGGAATTGGCCGAGAGTTTTCAGAGGTAAGTTTAGCTGATTATATTGAATATCATGGGATTAGATATATGAAATAA
- a CDS encoding fatty acid desaturase: MLDHLRYYWNTIIVLAAIYGYILGGQWVWIGSVGVIVFLLLGDLLFGKDEAKRNIKYPWIPNFVLYLHVPLMFVLYGAYCWRILQGFNEPNTVMTVLAYAGCVITATFMGAVPNVPISHELYHQRSMVGKFLGFTGSVFWGDPMRLLPHNYGHHNEIGIWYKDSDTAYRGESVYTFVFRATWMSFTEGIKLEKENQSKKGRSLFSLTSKVTRSVLLLALLIGGFYYFSGWFGTALCILSLALAKLLVEVFNYTQHYGLIRTEGAPIQPNHSWEHRWTFSRIAGLEITTHSEHHQDAYIPYYELKPSQIDNRMPSIILCFLMALVPPLWFKFVKTKLKKMDLNYANPDELVLARKANEKAGWPNWFDDVKKEGIT, encoded by the coding sequence ATGCTGGATCACTTAAGATATTATTGGAACACAATAATAGTTCTTGCTGCAATCTATGGGTATATTTTAGGAGGTCAATGGGTGTGGATTGGTTCTGTAGGAGTAATAGTCTTTTTGTTACTGGGCGATTTACTATTCGGTAAGGATGAAGCGAAAAGGAATATCAAATATCCTTGGATACCTAATTTTGTTTTATATCTTCATGTACCATTGATGTTCGTTCTTTATGGTGCTTATTGCTGGCGTATTCTACAAGGGTTCAATGAACCAAATACGGTTATGACTGTACTTGCTTATGCAGGATGTGTTATAACTGCTACATTTATGGGAGCAGTACCCAATGTTCCTATCTCTCACGAGTTGTACCACCAAAGGTCAATGGTAGGGAAATTTTTAGGATTTACAGGCTCCGTATTTTGGGGAGATCCAATGCGCCTGCTTCCACATAATTATGGCCACCACAATGAGATTGGTATATGGTATAAAGATTCGGACACTGCTTATCGTGGAGAAAGTGTATACACCTTTGTGTTCCGAGCAACGTGGATGTCTTTCACTGAAGGTATAAAACTAGAAAAAGAGAATCAAAGTAAAAAGGGACGGTCTCTTTTTTCATTGACAAGCAAAGTCACTAGATCAGTTTTATTATTAGCTCTATTAATTGGTGGGTTTTATTATTTTTCCGGTTGGTTTGGCACAGCTTTATGCATTTTATCTTTGGCATTAGCAAAGTTGCTGGTGGAAGTTTTCAATTATACTCAACACTACGGTCTTATTAGGACGGAAGGTGCACCTATTCAACCAAATCATTCATGGGAGCATCGCTGGACCTTCAGTAGGATTGCAGGATTGGAAATCACGACTCATAGTGAACATCATCAAGATGCTTATATTCCCTATTATGAATTGAAACCGAGTCAAATTGATAATAGAATGCCGTCCATTATCCTTTGTTTCTTAATGGCGCTTGTTCCGCCCCTGTGGTTTAAGTTTGTTAAAACAAAACTAAAGAAAATGGACTTAAATTATGCCAATCCAGATGAGTTGGTTCTAGCTAGAAAAGCAAATGAAAAAGCTGGTTGGCCAAACTGGTTTGATGATGTTAAAAAAGAAGGAATCACCTAA
- a CDS encoding NADH:ubiquinone reductase (Na(+)-transporting) subunit F has product MANLLSRLFKKKTQEPLLVDVKPSGGQFTVQPNQTLLQGALSTGIPFPHDCRVGTCGKCKCRLVDGNIKPSMDFSYTLSREEIEQGYILTCQSFVKSNLTVLVDLPVKIPNHKIKSIDGIIVNSIPLTHDILKITIELEEGITYEAGQYADISVPGLTEPRSYSFANVSSNIGSSEISFFIRHVPNGEMSGWFHEKNRIGEKVQITGPYGSFYFRDSTDPIICIAGGSGLAPIKAILEQVAELGENTPVLFLFGARTKKDLYCLDEIHELISFWNAPFHFIPVLSEESLGSDWIGARGLVTDYIKDFPGIRLSSCKAYLCGPPGMIDAAIGKLSDYGINNNQIFFDKFLDRSHLSRK; this is encoded by the coding sequence ATGGCTAATTTACTTTCTAGATTATTCAAGAAGAAAACACAGGAACCACTGTTAGTCGATGTAAAACCAAGTGGAGGGCAATTTACTGTACAGCCAAACCAGACATTATTGCAAGGAGCGTTATCAACAGGAATACCCTTCCCCCATGATTGTAGAGTTGGGACTTGCGGCAAATGCAAATGCCGTTTAGTTGATGGAAATATAAAACCAAGCATGGATTTTTCCTACACGTTAAGCAGAGAAGAAATTGAACAAGGCTATATCCTTACTTGTCAATCATTTGTCAAAAGTAATCTAACAGTACTGGTAGATTTGCCAGTAAAGATCCCTAATCATAAAATAAAATCTATCGATGGGATTATCGTTAATTCTATTCCTTTGACGCATGATATTCTCAAAATCACAATTGAACTGGAGGAAGGTATCACCTATGAAGCAGGACAATATGCCGATATTTCTGTTCCCGGCCTTACGGAACCACGCTCCTATTCATTTGCCAATGTGTCAAGTAATATAGGAAGTTCAGAGATTAGTTTTTTTATCCGCCACGTTCCAAATGGTGAAATGAGTGGGTGGTTCCATGAAAAGAATCGGATTGGTGAAAAAGTACAAATCACGGGTCCCTATGGCTCTTTCTATTTTCGAGATTCAACGGATCCAATTATATGTATTGCAGGTGGAAGTGGTTTAGCACCTATAAAAGCAATTTTAGAACAAGTAGCCGAACTTGGGGAAAATACACCAGTATTATTTTTATTTGGAGCACGGACAAAAAAAGACCTTTATTGCTTGGATGAAATTCACGAATTGATTTCATTCTGGAATGCACCTTTTCATTTTATCCCTGTATTGTCAGAAGAATCACTTGGAAGTGATTGGATTGGTGCTCGTGGTTTAGTAACCGATTATATTAAAGATTTTCCAGGTATTAGATTATCCTCATGTAAAGCATATCTTTGCGGCCCACCGGGAATGATCGATGCAGCGATTGGCAAGTTGAGCGACTATGGAATCAATAATAATCAAATCTTTTTTGACAAATTTTTGGACCGAAGTCATTTGAGTAGAAAATAA
- a CDS encoding aspartyl-phosphate phosphatase Spo0E family protein, translating to MNTALNNFRKKELINELEHQRNNMYVLSSLQGFKNPQVIKISQEIDKIITVFQLDKLKKEKNNNIDKL from the coding sequence ATGAATACAGCTTTAAACAATTTTAGAAAAAAAGAGTTAATAAATGAATTAGAGCATCAAAGAAATAATATGTACGTTTTATCATCATTGCAGGGATTTAAAAATCCACAAGTTATCAAAATTAGCCAAGAAATAGATAAGATTATAACTGTTTTTCAACTGGATAAGTTGAAAAAAGAGAAAAACAATAATATTGATAAACTGTAG
- a CDS encoding YokU family protein: MDIKCEWCGGNASSGENTVYWELPDGSRAIEITMTPAIICQECDMVYQPDNIIKEIEDQLFLVDTKLIGHSISFKELMELPRLLKRNYFDFSS; encoded by the coding sequence TTGGACATTAAATGTGAGTGGTGCGGAGGAAACGCAAGCAGCGGAGAGAACACGGTTTACTGGGAGCTGCCTGATGGATCAAGGGCGATCGAAATTACGATGACACCAGCGATTATCTGCCAGGAATGTGACATGGTGTATCAGCCCGACAACATCATTAAAGAAATTGAAGATCAATTGTTTTTAGTGGATACAAAGCTAATCGGACATTCAATAAGTTTTAAAGAGCTTATGGAATTACCTAGATTGTTGAAGAGAAATTATTTTGATTTTTCTTCTTAA
- the ablA gene encoding lysine 2,3-aminomutase, whose amino-acid sequence MKQTLYKPNRHWKDIELWKDVTEEQWNDWLWQLTNTIRTLDDLKKVIHLTSAEEEGVRISTKTIPLNITPYYASLMNPDDARCPIRMQSVPIGKEINKTKYDLEDPLYEDEDSPVPGLTHRYPDRVLFLVTNQCSMYCRYCTRRRFSGQIGMGVPKKQIDAAIAYIRQTHEVRDVLLSGGDGLLINDNILEYILKNLREIDHVEIIRIGTRAPVVFPQRITENLCTILKKYHPIWLNTHFNTSIEITEDSKRACEMLANAGVPVGNQSVILAGINDSVPIMKKLMHDLVKIRVRPYYIYQCDLSEGIGHFRAPVSKGLEIIEGLRGHTSGYAVPTFVCDAPGGGGKIALQPNYLISQSADKVVLRNFEGVITSYPEPQNYIPGTAEGYFKGVYPDYEKYKSNVGISAIMNDSKFNLIPENLHRLDRRQKYQKDPQHSSLKDKREKRDELKEKKFKAQQKSIGSEDQ is encoded by the coding sequence ATGAAACAAACTTTATATAAACCAAATCGGCATTGGAAGGATATCGAGTTATGGAAAGATGTAACAGAAGAACAATGGAATGATTGGTTATGGCAACTCACTAATACGATTAGAACTTTAGATGATTTGAAAAAAGTCATTCATTTAACCTCAGCTGAAGAAGAAGGTGTAAGAATTTCCACTAAAACCATCCCTTTAAACATCACTCCTTATTATGCATCCTTAATGAATCCCGATGATGCACGTTGTCCCATTCGCATGCAGTCGGTTCCGATTGGGAAAGAAATTAATAAAACAAAGTATGATCTAGAAGATCCACTTTATGAAGATGAAGATTCCCCAGTTCCAGGCTTAACGCACCGTTATCCTGATCGGGTTCTTTTTTTAGTAACGAATCAATGTTCAATGTATTGTCGCTATTGTACAAGAAGGAGATTTTCAGGTCAGATAGGAATGGGGGTTCCAAAAAAACAAATTGATGCTGCAATTGCTTATATTCGGCAAACCCATGAAGTGAGAGATGTACTTCTTTCAGGTGGGGATGGATTGTTAATTAACGATAATATTTTGGAATATATTTTAAAAAACCTTCGAGAAATTGACCACGTAGAGATCATTCGCATTGGAACTAGAGCCCCTGTTGTCTTTCCGCAACGAATAACCGAAAATTTATGTACTATTTTAAAAAAGTATCATCCAATTTGGTTAAATACCCATTTTAATACGTCCATTGAAATTACCGAAGATTCAAAACGTGCTTGTGAAATGCTTGCAAATGCTGGTGTTCCTGTCGGGAATCAGTCCGTGATTCTGGCTGGAATCAATGACAGTGTACCAATAATGAAAAAATTAATGCATGACCTCGTTAAAATCAGAGTTCGACCTTATTATATTTACCAGTGTGATTTATCGGAGGGGATCGGGCATTTTAGGGCTCCAGTATCAAAGGGTCTAGAAATTATTGAAGGCCTTAGGGGTCATACTTCTGGATATGCAGTCCCAACCTTTGTTTGCGATGCTCCTGGTGGAGGAGGAAAAATCGCGTTACAGCCAAATTATCTTATTTCACAAAGTGCGGATAAAGTGGTGTTACGGAATTTTGAAGGTGTGATAACGTCCTACCCAGAGCCTCAAAACTATATACCCGGCACAGCGGAAGGCTACTTTAAAGGTGTGTATCCTGATTATGAAAAGTACAAATCCAATGTCGGTATATCCGCTATCATGAATGACAGTAAATTCAACCTCATCCCGGAAAATCTTCATCGTCTAGATAGAAGGCAAAAGTACCAGAAAGACCCGCAACATTCTTCTCTTAAGGATAAACGTGAAAAACGGGACGAATTAAAAGAAAAGAAATTTAAAGCACAGCAAAAATCAATCGGTAGTGAAGATCAATAA
- a CDS encoding sigma-54 interaction domain-containing protein produces the protein MIEHTNLTKEVLTSILKSIDEAIHVVNTEGISIFYNEVAAYHDGLEINEVLGNSLLSVFPSLNEKNSTLLKVLKTKQPIYNQPQSYVNIHGRKIETMNTTLPIVDHGVIIGAVEIGKDYSQIQSLYDRLLDMEKGLKKSKNGKKRVFYTLDDLKTVNQPFQQIKDRARKLALSDSPVIVFGESGTGKELFVQGLHHASNRSRGPFIAQNCAAIPATLLESILFGTAKGSYTGALDRPGLFELASGGTLFLDELHTLPIDLQAKLLRVLEDSTVRRVGSSTNILVDVRVITALNIHPLQAVEKQQLRHDLFYRLNVLSFELSPLRERQEDILFLSEQFIAFFNGVLKKQVCGLDEEIQRIFIHHKWPGNVRELKHTIEYMMNVCEEEQLTGKDLPILLKQAGPPKGKMSTLLSLNSHLQKLENDLISQALSLSKGNIMQAANLLDIPRQTLQYKLKKNRAE, from the coding sequence ATGATTGAACACACAAACCTGACAAAGGAAGTTTTAACATCCATTTTAAAAAGTATTGATGAAGCCATTCATGTGGTTAATACAGAGGGGATTTCCATCTTTTACAATGAAGTGGCCGCTTATCATGATGGCCTTGAAATCAATGAGGTGCTTGGAAATTCCCTTCTCTCCGTGTTTCCCTCCTTAAATGAAAAAAACAGTACCCTTTTAAAGGTTTTAAAAACAAAACAGCCCATCTATAATCAGCCCCAATCTTATGTAAATATCCATGGCAGAAAAATTGAAACGATGAACACGACCCTCCCCATCGTCGATCATGGAGTCATCATTGGTGCAGTGGAGATTGGGAAGGATTATTCGCAAATTCAGTCATTATATGACAGATTGCTAGACATGGAAAAGGGTTTGAAAAAATCAAAAAACGGAAAAAAGCGAGTGTTTTATACACTTGACGATCTAAAAACGGTTAACCAACCTTTTCAACAAATTAAGGATCGAGCAAGAAAATTAGCGCTATCAGATTCCCCAGTCATCGTTTTTGGAGAAAGTGGTACTGGAAAGGAATTATTTGTCCAAGGGCTTCATCATGCTTCAAATCGATCTCGTGGTCCCTTCATTGCGCAAAATTGCGCGGCAATCCCGGCGACTTTACTTGAAAGCATCCTTTTTGGGACAGCGAAAGGAAGCTATACTGGTGCACTAGATCGACCAGGATTATTTGAATTAGCTAGCGGTGGAACTCTGTTTCTCGACGAACTCCATACACTTCCCATTGACCTGCAAGCAAAACTACTAAGGGTTTTAGAAGATAGCACGGTTCGAAGAGTGGGCAGTTCAACGAACATTCTAGTTGATGTAAGGGTTATTACCGCATTGAATATACATCCACTACAAGCGGTGGAAAAACAGCAGTTGAGACATGATTTGTTTTATCGACTAAATGTGCTGTCATTTGAACTTTCCCCATTAAGAGAAAGACAGGAAGATATTTTGTTCCTATCAGAACAATTCATCGCATTTTTTAATGGAGTTCTAAAAAAACAAGTCTGTGGTTTAGATGAGGAAATTCAACGGATATTTATTCACCATAAATGGCCAGGGAATGTGCGTGAATTAAAACATACGATTGAATATATGATGAATGTTTGTGAAGAGGAGCAGCTAACGGGAAAAGATTTGCCGATTCTGCTTAAACAAGCAGGTCCTCCAAAGGGAAAAATGTCTACGCTCCTTTCTCTTAATTCCCACTTACAAAAATTAGAAAATGACTTGATTTCGCAGGCTCTTTCGCTCTCGAAAGGAAATATCATGCAAGCAGCAAACCTTTTAGATATTCCAAGACAAACGCTACAATATAAATTGAAAAAGAATCGTGCCGAATAA
- the ablB gene encoding putative beta-lysine N-acetyltransferase, with product MTREAITKVMNGDSFMLEVYLDPFNKRVRIDDFRGNVERVIQASELVAKNNQAEKLICKVRYEHFSDFLVHGFCCEAKLDGYFSGSDAYFFSKYYQTDRLINKFGISEDQMMNNIYLLQRDVKENRKINVDVIRKADKNDVIKLAELYKAVFPVYPTPLHDPDYIVKTFKEGTIYFVIEQDDVIVSAASAEVNNIYKNAELTDCATLANFRKHGFVKLLLQKLEEELIRKGIFCVYSLARAQSFGMNAAFYQLGYQYRGRLPNNCFIYDKLENMNLWIKNLSKPE from the coding sequence GTGACTCGAGAAGCCATCACCAAAGTTATGAATGGTGACTCTTTTATGCTTGAGGTTTATCTTGATCCATTTAATAAACGTGTTCGAATCGACGATTTCAGGGGAAATGTTGAAAGGGTAATCCAAGCATCAGAATTAGTAGCAAAGAATAATCAAGCTGAAAAATTAATTTGTAAAGTTAGATATGAGCATTTTTCAGATTTCCTTGTCCATGGTTTTTGCTGTGAAGCCAAGTTAGATGGATATTTCTCGGGATCTGATGCTTATTTTTTTTCAAAATATTATCAAACTGATCGTCTTATCAATAAATTCGGAATCTCTGAGGATCAAATGATGAACAATATTTATTTACTTCAAAGGGATGTTAAAGAGAATAGGAAAATTAATGTAGACGTCATAAGGAAAGCTGATAAAAACGATGTGATAAAACTGGCCGAACTATACAAAGCAGTTTTCCCAGTGTATCCAACCCCGCTTCACGATCCTGATTATATCGTTAAGACATTTAAAGAGGGAACGATCTATTTTGTTATTGAACAAGATGATGTGATTGTAAGTGCAGCTTCTGCTGAAGTAAATAATATTTATAAAAATGCTGAATTAACAGATTGTGCTACTTTAGCTAATTTTCGTAAACATGGTTTTGTGAAGCTACTGTTACAAAAACTTGAGGAAGAACTCATTCGGAAAGGTATTTTTTGCGTTTACTCACTGGCAAGAGCTCAATCGTTTGGGATGAATGCAGCCTTTTACCAGCTTGGCTATCAGTATCGGGGGAGACTTCCTAATAATTGTTTCATTTATGACAAGCTTGAAAATATGAATTTATGGATTAAGAACTTATCGAAGCCAGAATAG